The Thermoflavifilum sp. genome contains a region encoding:
- the idi gene encoding isopentenyl-diphosphate Delta-isomerase, which produces MKQEEKLILVDENDNMVGTMDKMRVHQLGLLHRAFSVFLFNRNDEMLLQQRALDKYHSGGLWTNACCSHPRPDEDTEAAVHRRLQEELGMDCGVKPVFSFIYRVKLPNGLMEFEFDHVFVGFYDGPFSPEATEIAALAYFPLTHIEAQLHTQPQLFTAWFKLAFPRIKHKLPEFKLMVSS; this is translated from the coding sequence ATGAAACAGGAAGAAAAACTTATACTGGTCGATGAAAACGACAACATGGTAGGCACCATGGATAAGATGCGCGTGCACCAGCTGGGCCTCCTGCATCGGGCTTTTTCTGTGTTTTTGTTTAACCGCAATGATGAAATGCTGTTACAGCAACGTGCGCTCGATAAATATCATTCAGGTGGGCTATGGACGAATGCCTGCTGCAGCCACCCCCGCCCGGACGAAGATACCGAAGCAGCCGTCCATCGGCGCTTGCAGGAAGAATTAGGCATGGATTGCGGAGTGAAACCGGTTTTTTCTTTCATCTACCGCGTGAAGTTACCCAATGGATTGATGGAATTTGAATTCGATCATGTGTTTGTGGGTTTTTACGACGGGCCTTTTTCACCCGAAGCGACTGAAATAGCTGCCCTGGCCTATTTTCCTTTAACGCATATCGAAGCACAACTCCATACGCAGCCCCAGCTGTTTACGGCCTGGTTTAAACTGGCTTTTCCGCGGATAAAACATAAATTGCCTGAATTCAAACTCATGGTTTCATCTTAA
- a CDS encoding phytoene/squalene synthase family protein → MMNRVQLYQHVSQRCSQTITQHYSTSFSAAIRMLHRELRYPICAIYGFVRVADEIVDSFHDYDKAALLQQFEEATHDAIARQISTNPVLQSFQQTVHRYHIPQELIDAFFRSMYLDLEKHTYRQRDELQTYVYGSAEVVGLMCLCVFCDGDMDLYASLKESARALGSAFQKVNFLRDIQADYQELNRSYFPAFAYKGYLDEEAKREIEADIEQEFARGLQGIKHLPARSRFGVYVAYRYFYALFRKIQRTSHDKIMQRRIRIPNRSKLMIMLRACIRHQLNMI, encoded by the coding sequence ATGATGAACCGAGTTCAACTTTATCAACACGTCAGCCAACGGTGCAGCCAGACCATCACCCAACATTACAGCACTTCATTTTCAGCAGCCATCCGGATGCTGCATCGCGAGCTACGCTATCCGATTTGCGCTATCTACGGATTTGTCCGCGTGGCCGATGAAATTGTGGATAGTTTTCATGATTACGACAAGGCCGCCCTGCTGCAGCAGTTTGAAGAGGCCACCCATGATGCCATTGCCCGGCAGATCAGCACCAATCCAGTTTTGCAATCGTTCCAGCAAACCGTGCATCGGTATCATATTCCGCAGGAGTTGATTGATGCATTTTTTCGCAGCATGTACCTCGACCTGGAAAAACATACTTACCGACAAAGGGATGAATTACAAACCTATGTGTATGGTTCAGCTGAAGTGGTGGGTTTGATGTGCCTGTGTGTATTCTGCGATGGAGATATGGATTTGTATGCATCATTGAAGGAATCGGCTCGAGCACTGGGATCAGCTTTTCAGAAGGTAAACTTTTTGCGTGATATTCAGGCCGATTATCAGGAATTGAATCGGAGCTATTTCCCCGCCTTTGCTTACAAAGGATATCTGGATGAAGAAGCCAAACGCGAAATTGAAGCCGATATTGAACAGGAGTTTGCACGGGGCTTGCAGGGCATTAAACACTTACCTGCCCGGTCGCGATTTGGGGTATATGTAGCCTATCGGTATTTTTATGCTTTATTCCGAAAAATTCAACGCACTTCGCATGATAAAATCATGCAACGACGTATCCGTATTCCCAACCGTTCCAAGCTCATGATCATGCTGCGCGCCTGCATTCGCCATCAACTGAATATGATATGA
- the crtI gene encoding phytoene desaturase family protein gives MGQRICIIGSGFAGLSAACFLAGQGFEVDVFEALDKPGGRASLWEEKGFKFDMGPSWYWMPDVFERFFQQFNRQPSDYYQLVRLNPSYRIFWKDAAVDIPAGAVALGELFERWEPGSSRALQLYLREAARKYEIAMQKFVFKPGLSWLEFLDADIIRAIGKLDLLSSIQRHVGHFFKDERIRQIMQFPVLFLGSLPQDTPALYSLMNYADIELGTWFPIGGMYRVVEAMYALARSLGARFHFQQAVEQIMVKQSKATGVLTATGFQPADVVLATADYHHVEQSLLPEPYRQYRPSYWLSRRLSPSAMLYYLGIDRKLTGLRHHNLFFDTDFDRHARHIYAEPSWPEEPLFYLSVPSITDPSVAPSGQENLFVLIPLAPGLDGDTPRLREDYLQQVLNRIARHTGQHISSDPVYQKTFGPDDFVNRYHAFQGNAYGLANTLRQTAVWKPRMRSRKVENLFFAGQLTVPGPGVPPAIISGEIAARIITKYLHQLLPVI, from the coding sequence ATGGGACAACGCATCTGCATCATAGGAAGTGGTTTTGCCGGTCTTTCGGCTGCCTGCTTTCTGGCCGGTCAGGGTTTTGAAGTGGATGTGTTCGAAGCGCTGGATAAGCCCGGCGGAAGGGCAAGCCTCTGGGAGGAAAAGGGATTTAAATTCGACATGGGCCCAAGCTGGTACTGGATGCCCGATGTTTTTGAACGTTTTTTCCAACAATTCAACCGCCAGCCCTCGGATTATTACCAGCTCGTGCGCCTTAATCCTTCATATCGTATTTTCTGGAAAGACGCTGCTGTGGACATTCCGGCTGGTGCTGTGGCTTTGGGCGAACTGTTTGAACGCTGGGAACCAGGCAGCAGCAGGGCTTTGCAGCTTTACCTGCGCGAGGCGGCTCGCAAATATGAAATTGCAATGCAAAAGTTTGTGTTCAAACCCGGTCTGTCGTGGCTGGAGTTCTTAGATGCAGACATCATCCGGGCTATTGGCAAACTGGATTTGCTTTCTTCTATTCAACGACATGTTGGGCATTTTTTCAAGGATGAACGCATCCGCCAGATCATGCAATTCCCTGTATTATTTTTAGGGTCCTTGCCTCAGGATACACCCGCTTTATACAGCCTGATGAATTATGCAGATATCGAATTAGGCACCTGGTTCCCTATCGGCGGCATGTACAGGGTGGTAGAGGCCATGTATGCGCTTGCCCGATCGCTGGGCGCAAGGTTTCATTTCCAACAAGCTGTAGAGCAAATCATGGTTAAGCAAAGCAAAGCCACCGGCGTGCTTACCGCGACAGGGTTCCAGCCTGCCGATGTAGTACTGGCTACGGCCGATTATCATCACGTAGAACAATCCTTATTGCCAGAGCCTTACCGGCAATATCGGCCATCCTACTGGCTGTCGCGCCGACTTTCACCTTCAGCTATGCTTTATTATCTGGGCATCGATCGGAAATTGACCGGCCTGCGCCATCATAATTTGTTTTTTGATACCGATTTCGACCGCCACGCACGACACATATATGCCGAACCTTCCTGGCCAGAGGAACCCTTGTTTTACCTTTCTGTTCCTTCGATAACCGACCCCTCGGTGGCACCGTCCGGTCAGGAAAATCTCTTTGTACTGATCCCGCTGGCACCGGGACTGGATGGCGATACGCCTCGCTTACGCGAAGACTATCTGCAACAGGTGTTGAATCGTATTGCCCGACATACCGGCCAGCATATAAGCTCCGATCCGGTGTACCAAAAAACTTTTGGACCGGATGATTTCGTAAATAGATACCATGCTTTTCAGGGAAATGCATACGGACTGGCCAATACCTTGCGACAGACAGCCGTTTGGAAACCACGGATGCGTAGCCGAAAAGTGGAAAACCTGTTTTTCGCTGGCCAGCTTACGGTTCCGGGGCCCGGCGTACCACCCGCCATCATCTCGGGTGAGATCGCAGCCCGCATCATAACAAAATACCTGCATCAATTGTTACCTGTAATATGA
- a CDS encoding RNA polymerase sigma factor: MSATEFQELLTAESDFLKPFAIHLTRDPVLAQDLYQETLYRALANSEKYRTGSNLKAWLYTIMKNIFINDFRKKRKHPVMFDTAALTLTTDRLMRPGSNTGEMNLRLKEIQQLVYALPEIFRKPFLLYFQGFKYEEIARMLHEPLGTIKSRIHFARKILKSRMKYFERIWDNASAS; the protein is encoded by the coding sequence ATGTCTGCTACTGAATTTCAGGAACTGCTGACTGCCGAGTCGGACTTCCTCAAACCATTTGCCATCCACCTCACCCGCGATCCGGTGCTGGCCCAGGACCTCTATCAGGAAACCTTATATCGTGCACTGGCCAATTCGGAAAAATATCGAACCGGAAGCAACCTGAAAGCCTGGTTGTATACCATCATGAAAAATATTTTCATCAACGACTTCCGCAAGAAACGCAAGCATCCGGTGATGTTCGATACGGCAGCCCTGACCCTGACCACCGATCGCCTGATGCGCCCAGGCAGCAATACCGGCGAGATGAACCTGCGTTTGAAAGAAATTCAGCAACTGGTTTACGCCCTGCCCGAAATTTTTCGGAAGCCATTTCTGCTCTATTTTCAGGGTTTTAAATACGAAGAAATTGCCCGAATGCTTCACGAGCCGCTGGGCACCATCAAAAGCCGGATTCATTTTGCCCGTAAAATATTGAAATCCCGGATGAAGTATTTTGAACGGATATGGGACAACGCATCTGCATCATAG
- a CDS encoding MerR family transcriptional regulator has protein sequence MEVDEQRFSIKDLENLSGVKAHTIRVWEQRYGFLKPRRSDTNIRYYTNDELKKMLNAALLTRYGFKISQISKMSDAELREKVLELHQHEALQDRLVNELITRMIEMDVEGMEEILDHFILNKGIQKTMQAIIFPFLERIGILWSTDRIHPVHEHLVSCLIRQKIIAGIESLVHRPISQQAALLFLPEDEYHELGLLYLYYLLKQRGLQIYYLGSSVPLNNIEYIVKQKNIPLLFTHLTAIPPGFNLSFYVHQLSIHLKNSEIYISGPVVEQISHKSFPNIHLLHSQEELRQLMEKIFVKADDLSRKIV, from the coding sequence ATGGAAGTTGATGAACAACGTTTTTCCATCAAGGATCTGGAAAATCTTTCTGGAGTAAAAGCACATACCATTCGCGTGTGGGAACAGCGCTATGGTTTTCTGAAACCTCGGCGATCCGATACCAATATTCGCTACTATACCAACGATGAGCTCAAAAAAATGCTCAATGCCGCATTGCTCACTCGTTACGGTTTTAAGATATCCCAGATCAGCAAGATGAGCGATGCGGAATTGCGGGAAAAAGTGCTGGAATTGCATCAGCATGAGGCTTTGCAAGATCGGCTGGTTAATGAGCTCATCACCCGGATGATTGAAATGGACGTGGAAGGCATGGAAGAAATTCTGGATCATTTTATCCTGAACAAGGGCATCCAGAAAACCATGCAGGCCATTATCTTTCCTTTTCTGGAGCGGATTGGCATTCTCTGGAGCACCGATCGCATCCACCCGGTACATGAGCATCTGGTGAGCTGCCTCATCCGGCAAAAAATCATCGCGGGCATCGAAAGCCTGGTGCACCGACCTATCAGTCAACAAGCCGCCCTGCTGTTTTTACCTGAAGACGAATACCACGAACTGGGCCTGCTTTACCTGTATTACCTGCTGAAACAGCGTGGCCTTCAAATCTATTATCTAGGGAGTAGTGTTCCGTTGAACAATATTGAGTATATCGTTAAACAGAAAAACATTCCTTTGCTGTTTACCCATCTCACCGCTATTCCTCCAGGATTCAATCTTTCATTTTATGTCCATCAGTTGAGCATCCATTTAAAAAACAGTGAGATATATATTTCAGGCCCCGTAGTAGAGCAAATTTCCCATAAATCCTTCCCCAATATCCATCTTCTTCATTCTCAGGAAGAACTCCGGCAGCTCATGGAAAAAATTTTTGTAAAGGCAGATGATTTATCCAGAAAGATTGTTTAA
- the gmd gene encoding GDP-mannose 4,6-dehydratase — MKTALITGITGQDGAYLAEFLLQKGYRVHGIKRRSSLINTERIDHLYQDPHEPDPRLILHYGDMTDATNLIRIIQETQPDEIYNLAAQSHVKVSFETPEYTANADALGTLRLLEAIRLLGLTQKTRFYQASTSELYGLVQEVPQKETTPFYPRSPYAVAKLYAYWITVNYREAYGMFAVNGILFNHESPIRGETFVTRKITRGVAQIVLKQADQIYLGNLDAQRDWGHARDYVEAMWLMLQQDRPEDYVIATGKTTSVREFTRMAFAQVGVEIQFEGKGLDEKGIVVACHDARYQLPAGKVVVSVDPHYFRPTEVDLLVGDASKARRQLGWQPRYQLEDMIREMVESDIRYFSTLHPSLIQQKSHASYG; from the coding sequence ATGAAAACAGCACTCATTACAGGCATTACCGGGCAGGATGGCGCTTATTTAGCCGAATTTCTCTTGCAAAAAGGATATCGTGTGCACGGCATCAAGCGGCGCAGCTCGTTGATCAATACAGAGCGGATCGATCACCTGTATCAGGATCCACATGAGCCTGATCCACGGCTGATTTTGCATTATGGAGATATGACCGATGCTACGAACCTGATTCGCATCATCCAGGAAACCCAGCCCGACGAAATCTACAATCTGGCGGCGCAGAGTCACGTAAAAGTGAGCTTTGAAACGCCGGAATATACCGCCAATGCAGATGCCCTGGGCACCCTGCGTTTGCTGGAAGCCATTCGTTTGCTGGGCTTAACACAAAAAACCCGTTTTTATCAGGCTTCCACCTCCGAATTATATGGTCTGGTGCAGGAAGTACCGCAGAAAGAAACCACACCTTTTTATCCACGTTCACCTTATGCAGTGGCCAAGCTTTATGCTTACTGGATAACGGTGAATTACCGGGAAGCTTACGGCATGTTTGCCGTAAACGGCATCTTATTCAACCATGAAAGTCCGATCCGCGGGGAAACCTTTGTGACGCGCAAGATTACCCGGGGGGTGGCTCAAATTGTCCTGAAGCAGGCCGATCAGATTTACCTGGGTAATCTGGACGCCCAGCGCGACTGGGGGCATGCCCGGGATTATGTGGAGGCCATGTGGCTGATGTTGCAGCAAGACAGGCCGGAAGATTATGTGATTGCCACCGGCAAAACGACTTCCGTGCGGGAATTCACCCGGATGGCCTTTGCACAGGTGGGCGTCGAGATTCAGTTTGAGGGAAAGGGTCTCGATGAAAAAGGAATCGTGGTAGCCTGCCATGATGCACGCTATCAGCTGCCTGCAGGCAAGGTGGTGGTGAGCGTGGATCCGCATTATTTCAGGCCTACCGAGGTCGACCTGCTGGTGGGTGATGCTTCCAAGGCCCGTCGTCAGCTGGGCTGGCAGCCGCGTTATCAGCTGGAAGACATGATCCGGGAAATGGTGGAAAGTGATATCCGCTATTTTTCAACGCTTCATCCTTCGTTGATTCAACAAAAATCCCATGCGTCTTACGGATAA
- a CDS encoding GDP-L-fucose synthase has protein sequence MRLTDKIYIAGHRGMVGSAILRRLKEAGYQHFVLRSSAELDLRNQAAVFDFFQQERPDYVFLAAARVGGILANNTYRAEFIYDNLQIEANVIHAAYLSGVKKLMFLGSSCIYPRLAPQPIKEEYLLTGPLEPTNEPYAIAKIAGIKLCEAYRAQYGCHFISVMPTNLYGINDNFDLETSHVLPALLRKFHEARVRGIPEVVVWGTGKPRREFLYVDDLADACVYLMNLEEEPNLVNIGTGEDISIAELAELIRQIVGYQGNIVYDTSKPDGTPRKLLDVSLLHRLGWHHRTSLEEGIRKVYETVFLQAQAPADYR, from the coding sequence ATGCGTCTTACGGATAAAATTTACATAGCCGGTCACAGGGGCATGGTAGGCAGCGCTATATTGCGCCGGTTGAAGGAAGCTGGCTACCAGCATTTTGTGTTGCGTAGTTCTGCTGAGCTGGACTTGCGCAATCAGGCTGCTGTATTTGATTTTTTTCAGCAGGAGCGCCCCGATTATGTATTTCTCGCGGCCGCCCGGGTGGGGGGCATTCTGGCCAACAACACCTATCGAGCCGAGTTTATTTATGATAACCTGCAGATTGAAGCCAATGTGATTCACGCGGCGTATTTGAGCGGGGTGAAAAAGCTGATGTTTCTGGGCTCATCGTGCATCTATCCCCGTCTGGCGCCTCAGCCCATCAAAGAAGAATACCTGCTCACCGGTCCGCTGGAGCCTACCAACGAGCCCTATGCCATCGCCAAGATTGCGGGAATCAAACTCTGTGAAGCCTATCGGGCGCAGTATGGCTGTCATTTCATTTCCGTGATGCCTACCAATCTGTATGGCATCAACGACAATTTCGATCTGGAAACCTCCCATGTCTTACCCGCGCTGCTGCGGAAGTTTCATGAAGCCCGGGTGAGGGGTATACCGGAGGTGGTGGTCTGGGGCACCGGTAAGCCGAGGCGAGAATTTTTGTATGTCGATGACCTGGCCGATGCTTGCGTGTACCTGATGAATCTGGAAGAGGAACCGAATTTGGTTAATATCGGCACCGGGGAAGATATCAGCATAGCCGAGCTGGCTGAATTAATCCGGCAAATAGTGGGTTATCAGGGTAACATCGTCTACGATACCTCCAAGCCCGATGGTACCCCGCGCAAGCTGCTCGACGTGAGCCTGCTGCACAGGCTGGGCTGGCATCACCGGACTTCCCTGGAAGAGGGCATCCGAAAAGTGTATGAAACCGTGTTTTTGCAGGCGCAAGCACCGGCCGATTACAGATAA
- the uvrA gene encoding excinuclease ABC subunit UvrA, protein MARKQIHIPETIHDQPNLFDGQWDTRKAILVKGARVHNLKNITVAFPRNQLIVVTGVSGSGKSSLTIDTLYAEGQRRYAESLSAYARQFLMRMDKPDVDMIKGICPAIAIEQKVIARTPRSTVGSLTEIYDFLRLLFARIGKTYSPISGQEVKRYQVSDVVDFILHLQKHDQVVIAVPLRIRKGYTLSQELHILLQKGFSRLYIAEGDRREIVRIEDVSGNELPDKQVYVLIDRLVVNESLDDEDARHRLADSIQTAFYEAEGECWVEVNRQHWHNFSNRFELDGIRFEEPVPQLFSYNSPFGACPVCEGFGQVLGIDPDLVIPDKQLSVYEGAIACWKGEKMKEWNEALIRNAHKFNFPIHKPIAELTPEQYELLWKGNQYFSGIDDFFKMVEENLYKIQYRVLLSRYRGRTTCPACKGSRLRKEALYVKINGKNIAELMAMPVEALASWFDQLQLSHTEQQIASRLLHEIRYRLRTLLKVGLGYLTLDRPANTLSGGESQRIQLTRSLGSNLTDSLYILDEPSIGLHPRDTHQLIEVLKELRDLHNTVIVVEHDEQMMREADYIIDMGPLASHQGGEVVFAGTYNEILHDPESLTGAYLSGRMRIPEGGPGRPRRWTRSIRLEGCREHNLKQIDVEFPLNVLCVVSGVSGSGKSTLVGDILYPALKKAKGEPVGKPGWHRALKGDLQAVSRVELVDQQPIGKSSRSNPVTYIKAYDSIRSLFASQPLSKIRGYQPKHFSFNVDGGRCERCKGEGEITIEMQFLADVHLTCEVCHGRRFKEEILEVTYHGKNIYDVLNLSVDEAIAFFADEHAIVQQLLPLQQVGLGYIKLGQPASTLSGGEAQRVKLAAFLGQGRAAEHILFIFDEPTTGLHFHDIAFLLQSFDALIEQGHSIIVIEHNLDIIRRADWVIELGPEGGDRGGELLFAGTPDQLKKVKQSYTARYL, encoded by the coding sequence ATGGCGCGTAAACAGATACATATCCCCGAAACGATTCATGATCAACCCAACTTGTTTGATGGCCAATGGGATACCCGAAAGGCGATCCTGGTTAAAGGGGCTCGGGTACATAACTTAAAAAATATTACGGTAGCCTTTCCCAGGAACCAATTGATTGTGGTAACCGGCGTATCGGGATCGGGAAAATCATCCCTGACGATTGATACGTTGTATGCGGAAGGTCAGCGTCGCTATGCTGAAAGTTTGAGCGCTTATGCCCGTCAGTTCCTCATGCGCATGGATAAGCCTGATGTGGATATGATCAAAGGGATCTGTCCGGCCATCGCTATCGAACAAAAGGTGATTGCCCGCACACCCCGCTCCACCGTGGGATCGCTGACCGAAATCTATGATTTCCTTCGATTATTATTTGCACGTATAGGCAAGACCTATTCGCCGATATCGGGACAGGAAGTGAAACGCTATCAGGTGAGTGATGTCGTGGATTTTATCCTGCACCTGCAAAAACACGATCAGGTGGTGATTGCCGTGCCCCTGCGTATTCGCAAGGGCTATACCCTGTCGCAGGAATTGCATATCCTATTGCAAAAAGGATTTTCCCGCCTGTACATAGCAGAGGGTGATCGACGTGAAATTGTCAGAATTGAGGATGTGTCGGGAAATGAATTACCCGATAAGCAGGTATACGTATTAATCGATCGGTTGGTGGTGAATGAATCGCTCGATGATGAGGATGCACGCCATCGACTGGCCGATAGCATCCAGACCGCTTTCTACGAAGCAGAGGGCGAATGCTGGGTTGAAGTGAATCGCCAGCACTGGCACAACTTTTCCAATCGTTTCGAACTGGATGGCATTCGCTTTGAAGAACCTGTTCCTCAGCTGTTTTCCTACAATAGCCCGTTTGGGGCCTGTCCGGTATGCGAGGGCTTTGGTCAGGTGCTGGGCATCGACCCCGACCTGGTGATTCCCGATAAGCAACTGAGCGTATATGAAGGAGCTATCGCCTGCTGGAAGGGCGAAAAAATGAAGGAATGGAACGAGGCGCTGATCCGCAATGCCCATAAGTTCAACTTTCCCATTCATAAGCCCATAGCAGAACTCACCCCGGAACAATATGAACTGCTATGGAAGGGAAATCAATATTTCTCCGGCATTGACGATTTCTTCAAAATGGTGGAAGAAAATCTGTATAAGATTCAATATCGCGTGCTGCTCTCCCGCTATCGAGGCCGCACTACCTGCCCTGCCTGCAAAGGATCTCGACTGCGTAAGGAAGCTTTATACGTAAAAATCAACGGAAAAAATATTGCCGAATTGATGGCCATGCCGGTGGAAGCACTGGCCAGCTGGTTCGACCAGCTACAGCTTTCCCATACAGAACAACAAATCGCCTCGCGCCTCCTGCATGAGATTCGTTACCGCCTGCGCACCCTGCTAAAAGTGGGACTGGGTTATCTGACGCTCGATCGCCCGGCCAATACCCTGAGCGGCGGCGAAAGTCAGCGTATCCAGCTCACGCGTTCACTGGGCAGCAACCTGACCGATTCCCTGTATATCCTCGATGAGCCCAGCATAGGCCTGCATCCCCGCGATACGCATCAGCTGATTGAAGTACTCAAGGAATTGCGCGACCTGCACAACACGGTGATCGTGGTAGAACACGACGAACAGATGATGCGTGAGGCCGATTATATCATCGACATGGGACCGCTGGCCAGCCACCAGGGCGGCGAGGTGGTTTTCGCCGGTACCTACAACGAAATCCTGCACGACCCGGAAAGCCTGACCGGAGCCTACCTGAGTGGTCGCATGCGCATACCGGAAGGTGGTCCGGGCCGACCCCGCCGCTGGACCCGATCGATCCGGCTGGAGGGATGCCGGGAACATAACCTGAAACAAATCGATGTGGAATTTCCGCTGAACGTGCTGTGCGTGGTGAGTGGTGTGAGTGGCAGCGGAAAAAGCACGCTGGTGGGCGATATTCTCTATCCGGCACTCAAGAAAGCAAAAGGCGAGCCGGTGGGTAAACCGGGCTGGCATCGGGCATTGAAAGGCGACCTTCAGGCCGTCAGTCGGGTTGAGCTGGTCGATCAACAACCCATCGGCAAATCGTCGCGCTCAAACCCCGTTACCTATATCAAAGCATACGACAGCATCCGTTCGTTGTTTGCCAGCCAGCCCCTGAGCAAGATCCGGGGATATCAACCCAAACACTTTTCTTTCAATGTCGACGGCGGCCGATGCGAGCGTTGTAAAGGAGAAGGGGAAATCACCATCGAAATGCAATTCCTGGCCGATGTGCACCTCACCTGCGAGGTATGCCACGGCAGGCGATTCAAGGAAGAAATTCTGGAAGTGACCTACCACGGGAAAAACATTTACGATGTGCTGAACCTGAGTGTGGATGAGGCCATCGCATTTTTTGCAGATGAACACGCCATCGTGCAACAATTGCTTCCCCTGCAGCAGGTGGGACTGGGTTATATCAAACTGGGGCAGCCGGCCAGCACCCTGAGCGGAGGCGAGGCCCAGCGTGTGAAGCTGGCCGCATTCTTAGGACAGGGCCGGGCAGCAGAGCATATCCTGTTTATCTTCGATGAGCCCACCACCGGACTGCATTTTCATGATATCGCCTTTTTATTGCAATCGTTCGATGCCCTCATCGAGCAGGGCCATTCCATCATCGTCATTGAGCATAATCTCGATATCATCCGCAGAGCCGATTGGGTGATTGAGCTGGGGCCGGAAGGAGGCGATAGAGGCGGGGAACTCCTTTTTGCCGGAACACCCGATCAGTTGAAGAAAGTCAAACAGAGCTACACGGCACGTTATCTGTAA
- a CDS encoding sigma-70 family RNA polymerase sigma factor encodes MTNSYRNLSDQALIAAYQRGDNDALNALIHRHKDRLYTAIYLLVRDVHLAEDIFQDTFIKIIDTLRADKYLEKGKFLPWAMRIAHNLCVDYFRRTRRSPLMRSTEEHDVFNFIKLSDTNAEEEMMMRQSHHYVREMLDRLPPEQREVIILRHYADLSFKEIAALTHVSINTALGRMRYGLINLRKMMLEKQICL; translated from the coding sequence ATGACCAATTCTTATCGGAATTTGTCTGATCAGGCGCTAATCGCTGCTTACCAGAGGGGTGATAATGATGCCTTGAATGCCTTAATTCATCGGCACAAAGATCGGCTCTACACGGCTATTTATTTGCTGGTGAGAGATGTGCATCTGGCTGAAGACATTTTTCAGGACACTTTTATCAAGATTATTGATACTCTCCGTGCCGACAAGTACCTGGAAAAAGGCAAGTTTTTGCCCTGGGCTATGCGCATTGCCCATAACCTGTGTGTGGATTATTTTCGGCGGACCAGGCGCAGTCCCCTGATGCGCAGTACCGAAGAACATGATGTATTCAATTTCATCAAGCTTTCGGATACAAATGCCGAAGAAGAAATGATGATGCGACAAAGCCATCACTATGTCAGGGAAATGCTCGATCGTTTGCCGCCGGAACAGCGCGAGGTGATTATCCTGCGGCATTATGCTGATCTGAGCTTTAAAGAAATTGCTGCGCTTACCCATGTAAGCATTAATACAGCCCTGGGACGCATGCGCTACGGACTGATTAATTTGCGAAAGATGATGCTGGAAAAACAGATCTGCTTGTAA